Below is a genomic region from Acidobacteriota bacterium.
GGAGCTGCAGAAGAAGAAGCTGGCTGGCGTTACCAAGTAGAGACGCCGGCCAAACCCACTGACGACCTCCTGGGGCCGTCTCAGCCGGTGGCTGGGGCGGCCCTTGGGCTGTACAGGGGGTTTGGCTCAGGAGGCCTTGATGGGGCGCACAGGGGCCGTTTCGCGAAGCGCCACGGCACCTCTCGGTCCGTCGGGCTGCCGTTCGTCTCCCCGACCGTCTATGGTTCGGGCACGGCATGCCGTGCCCCTACGCGTGCTTCTTGCTTCTTCCGGTCCCGTACAAACGTACGGCCGACCAACCCGCGCGAGGCGGGTCAGCCGGCCGATATTGAGGCGCCGATGGGACGGGGCCTAGCCGCCGGTGGCCACGCCAGCCGCCTGGCGCATCCCCTCGGTGACGATGCCGACCTTCTCGACACCCGCGCCCTTGGCGGCGTCGATGACGTCGGTGATGTCACCGTAGCGCAACCGTCCGTCGCCCACGATGAACATCGTCTTGTCCTTGCGCTGCTCGAAGATGTTGCGCAGGCGGGTCTCCAACTCCCCGATGCTGACGTCCTGCTTGTTCACCGAGATGCGCCGGTCCGCGGTGTACTCGAGAACGATCTGGCTGCTCGGCTCATTGATCTCGGTCTTGCTCTTGGTATCGAGCGGCAGATTGATGTCGAGGCCCTTCTGCGTCAGCGGCAGCGCCGCCATGAAGATAATCAGCAGCACGAGGAGCACGTCGATCAGCGGCGTGACGTTCATGTCCGCGCTCGCCGTCAGTGCCTTCGACTTGACGTTCTCCTCTGCGCCGAAATGCTTGTGGTGTGCCATCACTGACCTCCCGATGTACTGATCTTGCGTTCAGTGATGAGACCGATGTTCTCGATATTCGCGGCCCGCAGCCGGTCCATCGCGGACATGATGGCAGAATACGGAGCATCCTTGTCGCCCTTGATCAGGACGACTTTCTCCTTCTTGTTCTCCATCAACTGCGTGATCTGGTTCGTCAGATCATCCTCGCGGATCCGCATGCCGTTCAGGTACATCACCTTGTT
It encodes:
- a CDS encoding biopolymer transporter ExbD, encoding MAHHKHFGAEENVKSKALTASADMNVTPLIDVLLVLLIIFMAALPLTQKGLDINLPLDTKSKTEINEPSSQIVLEYTADRRISVNKQDVSIGELETRLRNIFEQRKDKTMFIVGDGRLRYGDITDVIDAAKGAGVEKVGIVTEGMRQAAGVATGG
- a CDS encoding biopolymer transporter ExbD, yielding MSMDVGGSKGNLKADINVTPLVDVMLVLLIIMMLIAPMLQQGVPVTLPQAANTADKPETQEQTVVAVDANKVMYLNGMRIREDDLTNQITQLMENKKEKVVLIKGDKDAPYSAIMSAMDRLRAANIENIGLITERKISTSGGQ